In one Pseudomonas sp. MM211 genomic region, the following are encoded:
- a CDS encoding DNA internalization-related competence protein ComEC/Rec2 — protein MRNGLLALAAGLLLLRFIPQLPPASMLLVSGLVGLALLPFRTYPIGLFLLGFSWACTSAQWALDDRLDPALDGRTLWLEGRVVDLPDVREGVVRFHLQQPQSRRAQLPQLLRLSWYGGPDIRAGETWRLAVNLKRPHGLVNPQSFDYEAWLLAQRIGGVGTIKSGQRLSEAGGSGAWRDGLRQRMLAEDPHGRAGGLAALVLGDGSGLSVADWRVLQDTGTVHLLVISGQHVTLVAGMFYGLVFWLARLGWWPRVVPWLPTACILAFSSALGYSLLAGFEVPVQRACAMIGLVLLWRWRFRHLGITLPLLVALVTVLLLEPLAVLQPGFWLSFGAVGLLILIFAARLGAWAWWRTLGRAQWAMTVGLLPMLLALGLPISASSPLANLIAVPWVGFAVVPPALLGTLLLPVPWLGEALLWWAGFALEWLFRLLALMAAWLPAWLPSALPLWAWLLVALGALLILLPSGVPLRGLGLILLLPLLFAPVQRPAEQRAEVWMLDVGQGLSMLVLTGEHALLYDAGPSFGDFDMGERVVLPSLRALDVRALDMLLLSHSDNDHSGGAEAVARGIPVSRVVSGEAPALPAVLQAEPCREESWTWNGVHFSTWRWADATDSNQSSCVLMIEAAGERILLTGDIDGRAERALIDTGRDLQAQWLLAPHHGSRSSSSWALLKAVTPEAVLYSRGRHNAYGHPHPAVVSRYAAFNARAYDSVETGALRIDLGTFGEPHALREIARFWREK, from the coding sequence CTGCGCAATGGGTTGCTCGCATTGGCAGCGGGGCTTTTGCTGCTGCGCTTTATACCGCAACTGCCGCCAGCCTCCATGTTGCTGGTGTCGGGCCTGGTAGGTCTGGCGCTGTTGCCTTTTCGCACGTATCCCATCGGCCTGTTTCTGCTCGGTTTCAGCTGGGCATGCACTTCTGCGCAATGGGCGCTGGATGATCGCCTAGACCCGGCCCTCGATGGTCGCACCCTGTGGCTGGAAGGCAGGGTGGTGGACTTGCCGGATGTGCGCGAGGGTGTGGTGCGCTTTCATCTGCAGCAGCCGCAATCGCGCCGTGCCCAGTTACCGCAGCTGTTGCGTCTGTCCTGGTATGGCGGGCCGGATATTCGCGCTGGCGAAACCTGGCGGCTGGCGGTCAACCTCAAGCGCCCCCATGGTCTGGTCAATCCGCAGTCCTTCGATTACGAGGCCTGGTTGTTGGCCCAGCGCATCGGCGGTGTCGGCACCATCAAGTCCGGACAGCGTTTGAGTGAGGCGGGTGGTAGTGGCGCTTGGCGAGATGGTTTGCGCCAGCGGATGCTCGCAGAGGATCCCCATGGCCGTGCGGGCGGATTGGCCGCGCTGGTGCTTGGTGATGGCTCAGGCCTCTCGGTGGCCGACTGGCGCGTGCTGCAGGATACCGGCACGGTGCACCTGCTGGTGATCTCTGGCCAGCATGTGACATTGGTGGCTGGCATGTTTTACGGCTTGGTGTTCTGGCTGGCGAGGTTGGGCTGGTGGCCACGGGTCGTGCCCTGGTTGCCGACGGCCTGCATTCTGGCCTTCTCTTCGGCATTGGGGTACAGCCTGCTGGCTGGCTTCGAGGTGCCGGTGCAGCGCGCCTGCGCGATGATCGGCCTGGTACTGCTATGGCGTTGGCGCTTTCGCCACCTGGGCATCACCTTGCCGCTGCTGGTGGCGTTGGTCACGGTACTGCTGCTGGAGCCGCTGGCGGTATTGCAGCCGGGCTTCTGGTTGTCGTTCGGCGCCGTGGGGCTGCTTATTCTGATCTTCGCTGCACGCCTCGGTGCCTGGGCTTGGTGGCGCACGCTGGGGCGCGCGCAGTGGGCGATGACCGTGGGGTTGTTGCCGATGCTCCTGGCCCTGGGGCTGCCTATCAGTGCCAGCAGTCCGCTGGCCAATCTGATCGCCGTGCCTTGGGTCGGTTTCGCCGTGGTGCCGCCCGCATTGCTCGGTACCCTGTTGCTACCTGTTCCCTGGTTGGGGGAGGCCTTGCTGTGGTGGGCCGGTTTCGCCCTGGAGTGGCTGTTTCGTCTTTTGGCGTTGATGGCTGCTTGGTTGCCGGCCTGGTTGCCGAGCGCACTGCCGTTATGGGCCTGGTTGCTGGTGGCGCTGGGCGCCCTGTTGATTCTACTGCCCAGCGGCGTTCCACTGCGGGGGCTGGGCCTGATCCTGCTCTTGCCTCTGTTGTTCGCGCCGGTGCAACGGCCGGCCGAACAGCGTGCTGAAGTGTGGATGCTGGATGTCGGTCAGGGCTTGTCGATGCTGGTGCTGACTGGCGAGCATGCCTTGCTCTACGACGCTGGCCCCAGTTTTGGTGATTTCGATATGGGTGAACGGGTAGTGCTGCCATCGCTAAGGGCGTTGGATGTGCGCGCACTCGACATGCTGCTGCTCAGCCACTCCGATAACGACCACTCTGGCGGGGCTGAAGCCGTGGCTCGCGGAATACCTGTGAGCCGAGTCGTTAGTGGCGAAGCACCGGCGCTACCGGCTGTACTGCAGGCTGAGCCCTGTAGAGAAGAAAGCTGGACGTGGAATGGCGTGCATTTCAGTACCTGGCGTTGGGCGGATGCTACTGACAGCAATCAGTCATCCTGCGTGCTGATGATTGAAGCCGCGGGGGAGCGCATCTTGCTGACCGGCGATATCGACGGGCGCGCCGAGCGAGCGCTGATCGATACGGGGCGAGATCTGCAGGCCCAGTGGCTGCTGGCACCTCATCACGGCAGTCGCAGTTCATCCTCCTGGGCCCTGCTCAAGGCGGTCACGCCTGAGGCGGTGTTGTATTCCCGCGGTCGGCACAATGCCTATGGCCATCCTCACCCTGCAGTCGTCTCACGTTATGCGGCGTTTAACGCCAGGGCGTACGACAGTGTCGAGACCGGTGCGCTGCGTATCGATCTCGGCACCTTTGGCGAGCCACATGCCTTACGTGAAATAGCGCGTTTCTGGCGGGAAAAATGA
- the lpxK gene encoding tetraacyldisaccharide 4'-kinase — protein sequence MASFSERLVRAWYEGHPALALLRPLEILYRGVVQRKRARFLAGEGEIYRAPVPLIVVGNVTVGGTGKTPLILWLVEQCQARGLRVGVISRGYGAKPPSLPWRVRAEHSAEQAGDEPLLIVQRSGVPLMIDPDRSRAARALLAEVPLDLLLSDDGLQHYRLARDLELVLIDAARGLGNGRCLPAGPLREPAERMQSVDACLYNGAPSDPLGGYAFTLVPSALINLRSGERRPLDHFPPGQAVHAVAGIGNPQRFFTTLEALHWRPVAHAFADHAAYSAELLNFSPALPLLMTEKDAVKCRAFAADDWWYLAVDAQPSAAFRGWFEARLDRLLGERQ from the coding sequence ATGGCGAGCTTTTCCGAGCGTCTGGTGCGGGCCTGGTACGAAGGGCATCCGGCGTTGGCGCTGCTGCGGCCGCTGGAGATCCTGTACCGTGGCGTTGTGCAGCGCAAGCGCGCACGCTTTCTCGCTGGCGAGGGCGAGATTTATCGCGCCCCCGTGCCGTTGATCGTGGTGGGCAACGTCACCGTCGGCGGTACCGGCAAGACGCCGCTGATTCTCTGGTTGGTCGAGCAGTGCCAGGCCCGCGGCCTGCGCGTTGGCGTGATCAGTCGCGGGTATGGTGCCAAACCGCCGAGCCTGCCCTGGCGAGTCAGGGCAGAGCACAGTGCCGAACAGGCTGGCGACGAGCCTCTGCTGATCGTGCAGCGCAGTGGCGTGCCACTGATGATCGACCCTGATCGCAGTCGCGCCGCTCGCGCCTTGCTGGCCGAGGTACCGTTGGATCTGCTGCTCAGCGATGATGGCCTGCAGCACTACCGTCTGGCCCGTGATCTGGAACTGGTTCTGATCGACGCCGCACGCGGTCTGGGCAATGGCCGCTGCCTGCCCGCCGGGCCGCTGCGCGAGCCCGCTGAGCGAATGCAGAGCGTGGATGCCTGTCTCTACAACGGTGCGCCGAGTGATCCACTGGGTGGTTATGCCTTTACCCTGGTACCCAGCGCCCTGATCAACCTGCGCAGCGGCGAGCGCCGCCCGCTCGATCACTTCCCTCCCGGTCAGGCCGTGCATGCGGTGGCCGGTATCGGTAATCCGCAGCGTTTCTTCACGACCCTCGAGGCGCTACACTGGCGGCCTGTCGCGCATGCCTTCGCCGACCACGCTGCCTACAGCGCCGAACTGCTGAATTTCTCGCCGGCGCTGCCGCTGTTGATGACGGAAAAGGATGCGGTGAAATGCCGGGCCTTCGCGGCTGACGACTGGTGGTATCTGGCCGTCGATGCCCAGCCTTCCGCCGCGTTTCGTGGCTGGTTCGAGGCTCGCCTGGATCGTCTGCTCGGCGAGCGGCAGTAA
- a CDS encoding glycerophosphodiester phosphodiesterase produces the protein MTLIYGHRGAKGEAPENTLTSFQQCLEHGVRHCELDLHLSRDGELMVIHDPTLKRTTGQRGKVVEHDAADLVHYDARRGGPGWRHPCPIPRLSELFEQCDFEHWQLEVKSASKVRAARTVEAIALLSRRFGLDDKITITSSSREVLSAAQRLTPHLARGLVAEYAWLDPLKVARNYGCDLLALNWTLCTPERLLKAQKAGLHVSVWTVNEPALMRRLADFGVDSIITDFPGIAVSTLRG, from the coding sequence GTGACCCTGATCTACGGCCACCGCGGCGCCAAGGGCGAAGCCCCGGAAAATACCCTGACCAGTTTCCAGCAGTGCCTCGAGCACGGCGTACGCCACTGCGAGCTGGATCTGCACCTGTCCCGTGACGGCGAGCTGATGGTCATCCACGACCCGACGCTCAAGCGCACCACCGGCCAGCGCGGTAAGGTGGTCGAGCATGACGCCGCCGACCTGGTTCACTACGACGCCCGTCGCGGCGGCCCGGGCTGGCGCCACCCCTGCCCCATTCCGCGCCTGAGCGAACTGTTCGAGCAGTGCGATTTCGAGCACTGGCAACTGGAGGTCAAGAGCGCCTCCAAGGTACGCGCTGCGCGCACGGTGGAGGCCATCGCCCTGCTCAGCCGGCGTTTTGGCCTGGACGACAAGATCACCATCACGTCCAGCTCCCGCGAGGTACTGAGCGCCGCCCAGCGCCTGACACCCCACCTGGCCCGCGGCCTGGTCGCCGAATACGCCTGGCTGGATCCGCTCAAGGTCGCACGCAACTACGGCTGCGACCTGCTGGCCTTGAACTGGACACTGTGCACCCCGGAACGCCTGCTCAAAGCCCAGAAGGCCGGCTTGCACGTGTCGGTATGGACAGTCAACGAACCCGCCCTGATGCGCCGCCTCGCCGACTTCGGCGTGGACAGCATCATCACCGACTTCCCCGGTATCGCAGTGAGCACACTGCGCGGCTGA
- a CDS encoding lipoprotein-releasing ABC transporter permease subunit — protein sequence MFRPLSVFIGLRYTRAKRRNHFISFISLTSMIGLSLGVLAMIVVLSVMNGFHREMSSRILGMVPHATIAGAPALADWQAPAKVALENPQVEAAVPFAELEGMLSYRGVMQPIQLHGIDPELEPKVSIIGDHMVQGRLSDLREGEYGVIIGEITARRFQLQVGDRLALIVPEISSVPGGITPRMQRLNVVGVFKVGADLDSSLALINVADAAQIQRLEPGSVQSIRLKLKDLYQSPQVASAIATQLGEGYHASDWTQTQGSLFSAMKMEKTMIGLLLLLIVAVAAFNIIATLIMVVADKGADIAILRTLGATPLQIMGVFMVQGTVIGVVGTLIGGVLGVLAALNVSELVGWLERVSGQHVFSSDVYFISNLPSELQVGDVVLICSAALILSFLATLYPSWRASRTQPAEALRYE from the coding sequence ATGTTTCGCCCGCTGAGTGTCTTCATCGGCCTGCGTTACACCCGTGCCAAGCGCCGCAACCATTTCATCTCGTTCATTTCCCTGACTTCGATGATCGGCCTGTCCCTGGGCGTGCTGGCGATGATTGTGGTGCTGTCGGTGATGAATGGCTTTCACCGTGAAATGAGCTCACGCATTCTCGGCATGGTGCCCCACGCGACCATCGCCGGTGCGCCTGCGCTGGCCGACTGGCAGGCGCCGGCCAAGGTCGCCCTGGAAAATCCGCAGGTGGAGGCGGCGGTGCCGTTCGCCGAGTTGGAAGGCATGCTGTCCTACCGCGGCGTGATGCAGCCGATTCAACTGCACGGTATCGACCCCGAGCTGGAGCCGAAGGTCTCGATCATTGGCGATCACATGGTGCAGGGTCGCCTGAGCGATCTGCGCGAAGGCGAGTACGGGGTGATTATCGGGGAGATCACCGCACGCCGCTTCCAGCTGCAGGTCGGTGATCGACTGGCGTTGATCGTGCCGGAAATCAGCTCGGTGCCCGGTGGTATCACGCCACGCATGCAGCGCTTGAACGTGGTCGGGGTGTTTAAGGTGGGCGCCGATCTGGACAGCTCCCTGGCCCTGATCAATGTCGCCGATGCCGCGCAGATCCAGCGTCTGGAACCGGGTTCGGTGCAGAGCATCCGTCTCAAGTTGAAAGATCTCTATCAGTCGCCGCAAGTTGCCAGCGCCATTGCCACGCAGCTGGGCGAGGGCTACCACGCCAGCGACTGGACGCAGACTCAGGGCAGCCTGTTCAGCGCCATGAAGATGGAGAAGACCATGATCGGTCTGCTGCTGCTGCTGATCGTCGCGGTGGCCGCCTTCAACATCATCGCCACGTTGATCATGGTGGTTGCCGACAAGGGCGCCGATATCGCCATCCTGCGCACGCTGGGCGCCACGCCGCTGCAGATAATGGGCGTATTCATGGTGCAGGGGACGGTAATCGGCGTGGTTGGCACCTTGATCGGCGGTGTACTCGGTGTGCTGGCTGCCCTCAATGTCAGTGAACTGGTCGGTTGGCTCGAGCGGGTCAGTGGTCAGCATGTGTTCAGCTCCGACGTGTACTTCATCAGCAACTTGCCGTCCGAGTTGCAGGTCGGGGACGTGGTGCTGATCTGCAGCGCGGCGCTGATCCTCAGCTTCCTCGCCACGCTCTATCCCTCCTGGCGTGCGTCGCGTACACAGCCGGCCGAGGCGCTGCGTTACGAATGA
- a CDS encoding phosphodiesterase, producing MTARRFILSLALLLPLTTHADTLTIPIGQQGADLTDLPQLGQSKRSVLERFGLADEEHPAVGKPPITRWDYREFSVYFEYDHVINSVRHQQPRTTRTE from the coding sequence ATGACTGCACGTCGATTTATTTTGTCACTGGCTTTGTTGCTGCCGCTGACAACCCATGCCGACACCCTGACAATCCCCATCGGCCAACAAGGCGCTGACCTCACCGATCTGCCACAGCTCGGCCAGTCCAAGCGCTCGGTGCTGGAACGTTTCGGCCTGGCTGACGAAGAACACCCCGCCGTCGGCAAGCCGCCGATCACCCGCTGGGACTACCGCGAATTCAGCGTTTACTTCGAATACGACCACGTGATCAACAGCGTGCGCCATCAACAACCGCGCACCACACGAACCGAGTAA
- the kdsB gene encoding 3-deoxy-manno-octulosonate cytidylyltransferase, translated as MSNAFTVVIPARYASTRLPGKPLQDIAGKPMIQHVWEQACKSSATQVVVATDDARIVEACQGFGAQVLLTRVDHNSGTDRLAEVATALGLAADAIVVNVQGDEPLVPPAIIDQVAANLATNPQAAIATLAEPIDDVAALFNPNVVKVASDLNGLALTFSRAPLPWARDAFAADRDSLPANVPYRRHIGIYAYRAGFLQDFVAWGPCWLENTECLEQLRALWHGVRIHVADALEAPPAGVDTQEDLDRVRRLLGA; from the coding sequence ATGAGCAACGCTTTTACCGTGGTGATCCCGGCGCGTTACGCGTCCACACGCCTGCCAGGCAAGCCGCTGCAGGATATCGCCGGCAAACCGATGATCCAGCATGTCTGGGAGCAGGCCTGCAAAAGCAGCGCAACCCAGGTCGTGGTAGCCACCGATGATGCGCGCATCGTCGAGGCCTGCCAGGGTTTCGGTGCCCAGGTGCTACTGACCCGTGTCGATCACAACTCCGGCACCGACCGTCTGGCCGAAGTGGCGACAGCGCTGGGGCTGGCTGCCGATGCCATCGTGGTCAACGTGCAGGGTGACGAGCCATTGGTGCCGCCTGCGATCATCGACCAGGTAGCCGCTAATCTGGCCACCAACCCCCAGGCCGCCATCGCCACTCTGGCCGAGCCCATCGACGATGTCGCCGCGCTGTTCAACCCCAATGTGGTCAAGGTCGCCAGCGATCTCAATGGCCTGGCGCTGACCTTCAGCCGCGCGCCGCTGCCGTGGGCGCGTGATGCCTTTGCTGCCGATCGCGATAGCTTGCCGGCCAATGTTCCCTATCGTCGGCATATCGGCATCTACGCCTACCGCGCCGGTTTCCTGCAGGACTTCGTCGCCTGGGGCCCGTGCTGGCTGGAAAACACTGAGTGTCTGGAGCAGCTGCGGGCGCTGTGGCACGGCGTGCGTATCCATGTCGCCGATGCGCTGGAGGCACCACCGGCCGGCGTCGACACCCAGGAAGACCTCGACCGCGTGCGCCGGTTACTGGGCGCCTGA
- a CDS encoding lipoprotein-releasing ABC transporter permease subunit, which translates to MFRPLSVFLGTRYTRAKRRNHFVSFISLTSMIGLALGVLVMILVLSVMNGFDHEMRTRVLGMVPHATVESSQPISDWRRLADRALQNPQVLAVAPFSQMQGLLTNDGKVQKVLINAVDPVEEPKVSIIGDFFREGRLEDLQPGTFGIVIGDKAAEKLGVGLGDKVTFVAPEVTVTPGGMFPRLKRFTVVGIFHVGAGEIDGFVAMTHIQDLARLKRHQADQVQGIRLKFDDLFQAPRTAWQLAQSFGEQDYLARDWTRTHGNLYQAIRMEKAMIGLLLLLIVAVAAFNIISTLVMVVTDKKGDIAILRTLGATPMQIMATFMVQGTVIGVIGTLIGAVLGILAALNISSIIAGVERLLGFKFLNADVYFIDYLPSQLMLADVVQVCGAALVLSFLATLYPAWRAARTQPAEALRYE; encoded by the coding sequence ATGTTCAGACCCCTGTCCGTTTTTCTCGGTACGCGCTACACGCGGGCCAAGCGTCGCAACCACTTTGTTTCGTTCATTTCCCTGACCTCGATGATCGGGCTGGCACTCGGTGTGCTGGTGATGATTCTGGTGCTGTCGGTAATGAACGGCTTCGACCATGAAATGCGCACCCGCGTCTTGGGCATGGTGCCCCACGCCACGGTCGAGAGCTCCCAGCCGATCAGTGACTGGCGCCGCCTCGCCGACCGGGCGTTGCAGAACCCTCAGGTTCTTGCCGTGGCGCCGTTCAGCCAGATGCAAGGCCTGCTGACCAACGATGGCAAGGTACAGAAGGTGCTGATCAACGCCGTGGATCCCGTCGAGGAGCCCAAGGTGTCGATTATCGGCGACTTCTTCCGCGAGGGTCGGCTGGAAGACCTGCAGCCTGGCACCTTCGGCATCGTCATCGGCGACAAGGCTGCCGAGAAACTCGGTGTCGGGCTGGGCGACAAGGTGACCTTCGTGGCGCCGGAAGTCACGGTCACCCCTGGCGGCATGTTCCCGCGCCTCAAGCGCTTTACCGTGGTCGGCATCTTCCATGTCGGTGCGGGTGAAATCGACGGTTTCGTGGCCATGACCCATATCCAGGATCTGGCCCGTCTGAAGCGTCATCAGGCCGATCAGGTGCAGGGCATCCGCCTTAAGTTCGATGACCTGTTCCAGGCGCCGCGTACTGCCTGGCAACTGGCGCAGAGCTTCGGCGAACAGGATTACCTGGCCCGCGACTGGACGCGCACCCACGGCAATCTGTATCAGGCCATTCGCATGGAAAAAGCCATGATCGGTCTGTTGTTGCTGCTGATCGTCGCGGTGGCGGCCTTCAACATCATCTCCACCCTGGTGATGGTGGTGACCGACAAGAAAGGCGATATCGCCATCCTGCGTACCCTTGGCGCCACGCCCATGCAGATCATGGCAACGTTCATGGTGCAGGGCACGGTGATCGGCGTGATCGGTACCTTGATCGGCGCAGTGCTGGGCATCCTCGCCGCGCTCAACATCAGTTCGATCATCGCCGGCGTCGAGCGCCTGCTCGGCTTCAAGTTTCTCAATGCCGATGTGTACTTCATCGACTACCTGCCGTCGCAGCTGATGCTCGCCGACGTGGTGCAGGTCTGTGGTGCGGCATTGGTGTTGAGTTTCCTCGCTACTCTTTATCCGGCCTGGCGCGCGGCGCGCACCCAGCCCGCGGAGGCATTACGTTATGAGTGA
- a CDS encoding Trm112 family protein translates to MDPKLLDILACPITKGPLKLSQDKTELISKGAGLAYPVRDGIPVMLESEARTLTDDERLDK, encoded by the coding sequence ATGGACCCGAAACTGCTCGATATCCTGGCCTGCCCGATTACCAAGGGCCCGCTCAAGCTCAGCCAGGACAAGACCGAACTGATCAGTAAAGGTGCCGGCCTGGCCTATCCGGTGCGCGATGGCATTCCGGTGATGCTGGAAAGCGAAGCCCGCACCCTCACCGATGACGAACGCCTGGACAAGTAA
- a CDS encoding ExbD/TolR family protein has product MKFRRRRREQVEINLASLIDVVFILLLFFVVSTTFTRETRMQVDLPEAASGTPPEQSELKQLEVVIAADGGFSLNGQALIKNDLDNLMAALQKESGGDNSLPLTISADAKTSHQSVITAMDAAGKLGFAHLRITTVETQAAP; this is encoded by the coding sequence GTGAAGTTCAGACGTAGACGGCGTGAGCAGGTCGAGATCAATCTCGCCTCGCTGATCGACGTGGTGTTCATCCTCCTTCTGTTCTTCGTGGTGAGCACTACCTTCACGCGTGAAACCCGTATGCAGGTCGATCTGCCCGAGGCTGCCAGTGGCACGCCGCCCGAGCAGAGCGAGCTGAAACAGCTGGAAGTGGTGATCGCTGCCGATGGCGGCTTCTCGCTCAACGGCCAGGCCCTGATCAAGAATGATCTGGATAACCTGATGGCTGCCCTGCAGAAGGAGTCCGGCGGCGATAACAGCCTGCCGTTGACTATCAGTGCCGACGCCAAGACCAGCCACCAGTCGGTGATCACCGCCATGGATGCAGCCGGCAAGCTGGGCTTCGCGCACCTGCGCATCACCACGGTCGAGACCCAGGCAGCGCCCTGA
- the lolD gene encoding lipoprotein-releasing ABC transporter ATP-binding protein LolD produces MSDPVVQAQASAVLSCRNLGKRYEEGPQSVVVLDDLQLELLPGERVAIVGSSGSGKSTLLNMLGGLDTPSSGSVWLAGEELSALNEKQRGLLRNRALGFVYQFHHLLAEFTALENVCMPLLIGKTSISESRQRATELLERVGLGHRLSHKPAELSGGERQRVAIARALVNRPGLVLLDEPTGNLDNHTAQGIQDLMRELSSQSQTAFLVVTHDLQLARQMDRVLSLEDGKLVHA; encoded by the coding sequence ATGAGTGATCCGGTCGTGCAGGCGCAGGCAAGTGCCGTGCTCAGCTGCCGCAACCTCGGCAAGCGCTACGAAGAAGGCCCGCAGTCGGTGGTGGTACTCGACGACTTGCAACTGGAGCTGCTGCCCGGGGAGCGGGTGGCCATCGTTGGTAGTTCGGGCTCCGGCAAGAGCACCCTGCTGAACATGCTCGGCGGCCTGGATACGCCGAGCAGCGGCAGTGTCTGGCTGGCCGGTGAAGAGCTTTCGGCGCTCAACGAGAAACAGCGTGGCTTGCTGCGCAACCGCGCCCTGGGTTTCGTCTACCAGTTCCATCACCTGCTTGCCGAGTTCACCGCGCTGGAGAACGTGTGCATGCCGCTGTTGATCGGCAAGACCTCGATCAGCGAGTCGCGTCAGCGGGCCACCGAGTTGCTCGAGCGCGTCGGCCTGGGCCATCGCCTGAGCCACAAGCCTGCCGAGCTTTCCGGTGGTGAGCGTCAGCGCGTGGCGATTGCCCGGGCGCTGGTCAATCGTCCCGGCCTGGTGCTGCTCGACGAGCCCACCGGCAACCTCGATAACCATACTGCCCAAGGCATTCAGGATCTGATGCGCGAGCTTAGCAGTCAGTCGCAGACCGCTTTCCTGGTGGTGACTCACGACCTGCAACTGGCGCGGCAGATGGATCGGGTGCTGAGCCTGGAAGACGGCAAGCTGGTGCACGCCTGA
- a CDS encoding MotA/TolQ/ExbB proton channel family protein, which produces MWELVIAGGWVMLPIVLCSIAALGIIAERLWTLRVSRVTPPNLLGQVWRWIKDKELNNAKLKELRAHSPLGEILAAGLANSKHGREVMKECIEEAAARVVHEMERYLNALGTIAGITPLLGLLGTVIAMIDIFGSFMGGSAANPAMLAGGIAKALITTASGLTVAIPALFFHRFLQRRVDELVVGMEQEAIKLVEMVQGERDVDLAEEPKPAKGSKKA; this is translated from the coding sequence GTGTGGGAACTGGTTATAGCTGGCGGCTGGGTGATGCTGCCGATCGTTCTGTGTTCAATCGCTGCCCTGGGCATTATCGCTGAGCGGCTGTGGACGTTGCGTGTCAGTCGGGTCACGCCGCCCAACTTGCTGGGGCAGGTGTGGCGCTGGATCAAGGACAAGGAGTTGAACAACGCGAAGCTCAAGGAGTTGCGCGCGCATTCGCCATTGGGAGAGATCCTTGCCGCTGGCCTGGCTAATTCCAAGCACGGCCGTGAGGTGATGAAAGAGTGCATCGAGGAGGCTGCGGCCCGCGTGGTGCACGAGATGGAACGCTACCTCAATGCGCTGGGCACCATCGCCGGGATCACGCCGCTGCTCGGTCTGCTCGGTACGGTGATCGCCATGATCGATATCTTCGGTTCGTTCATGGGCGGCAGTGCGGCCAACCCGGCGATGCTCGCTGGCGGTATCGCCAAGGCGCTGATCACCACTGCGTCGGGTCTGACCGTGGCGATTCCGGCACTGTTCTTCCACCGTTTCCTGCAGCGCCGCGTCGATGAACTGGTCGTTGGGATGGAGCAGGAAGCGATCAAACTGGTGGAAATGGTGCAGGGCGAGCGCGATGTCGACCTGGCCGAGGAGCCCAAGCCGGCCAAGGGGAGCAAGAAGGCGTGA
- a CDS encoding PilZ domain-containing protein, with protein MSTQDENDRREYYRIEDTIALDFTSLAGAEALASDELHDASPLFNLLSELHLMDFESQHLLRNISERDRTLANYLKVVNKRIDLLGQAMAQSLLRDIGPPKRVTLSEGGISFFNAQPLPVDTHLALKMVLMPQALGLLLRAKILHCQEHEGQFEIGAEFEALTDAQRQLLARHILQRQAQERRQAREDSV; from the coding sequence ATGTCGACTCAAGACGAAAATGATCGCCGCGAATACTACCGTATCGAGGACACGATCGCACTGGATTTCACCTCACTGGCTGGTGCCGAAGCCCTGGCCAGTGACGAGCTTCATGACGCATCTCCGCTGTTCAACCTGCTCAGCGAACTGCATCTGATGGACTTCGAGTCCCAGCACCTGCTGCGCAATATCAGCGAGCGCGACCGCACCCTGGCCAATTACCTCAAGGTGGTCAACAAACGCATCGACCTGCTCGGCCAGGCCATGGCTCAGAGCCTGCTGCGCGACATCGGCCCACCGAAACGCGTCACCCTGTCGGAGGGTGGCATCAGTTTCTTCAATGCCCAGCCCCTGCCGGTCGACACTCACCTGGCGCTGAAGATGGTGCTGATGCCCCAGGCACTGGGCCTGCTGCTGCGCGCCAAGATACTGCATTGCCAGGAACACGAAGGGCAGTTCGAGATCGGCGCCGAATTCGAAGCGCTGACTGACGCACAGCGCCAGTTGCTCGCCCGGCATATCCTGCAACGCCAGGCGCAGGAGCGCCGTCAGGCTCGCGAGGATTCCGTATGA